From Nicotiana tabacum cultivar K326 chromosome 22, ASM71507v2, whole genome shotgun sequence, one genomic window encodes:
- the LOC107817154 gene encoding carotenoid 9,10(9',10')-cleavage dioxygenase 1-like isoform X1 has product MGRKEEDDTVERTEGGVVVVNPKPKKGVIGKAIDLLEKVIIKLMHDSTKPLHYLSGNFAPTDETPPLKDLSVTGHLPECLNGEFVRVGPNPKFAPVAGYHWFDGDGYVLYNPDFAIWSSNNMIHGLRIKDGKATYVSRYVRTSRLKQEEFFGGAKFMKIGDLKGLFGLFTVYMQVLRAKLKVLDITYGNGTANTALVYHHGKLLALSEADKPYALKVMEDGDLQTLGMLDYDKRLAHSFTAHPKVDPVTGEMFTFGYSQNPPYITYRVISKGGIMQDPVPITIPEPIMMHDFAITENYAIMMDLPLCFRPKEMVKNNQLAFFFDATKNARFGVLPRYAKSEALIKWFELPNCFIFHNANAWEEGDEVVLITCRVQNPNLDMVNGVVKEKLENFSNELYEMRFNMKSGAASQKKLSESAVDFPRINENYTGRKQRYVYGTTLDSIAKVTGIIKFDLHAEPETGKAQLEVGGNVQGIFDLGPGRFGSEAVFVPRQPGTECEEDGGYLIFFVHDENTGKSAVNVIDAKTMSAEPVAVVELPKRVPYGFHAFFVTEEQIQEQAKL; this is encoded by the exons ATGGGGAGAAAGGAAGAAGATGATACAGTAGAGAGAACTGAAGGAGGAGTTGTGGTGGTGAACCCCAAGCCAAAAAAGGGAGTAATTGGGAAGGCCATAGACTTATTGGAAAAAGTAATCATAAAGTTAATGCACGATTCGACCAAGCCACTTCACTATCTTTCAGGGAATTTTGCACCTACTGATGAAACTCCTCCTCTTAAAGACCTATCCGTCACAGGCCATCTTCCG GAGTGCCTTAATGGTGAATTTGTTAGGGTTGGTCCCAATCCAAAGTTTGCTCCGGTTGCTGGATATCACTG GTTTGATGGGGATGGGTATGTCCTTTACAATCCTGACTTTGCAATTTGGAGCAGTAATAA TATGATTCATGGCTTGCGCATTAAAGATGGAAAAGCAACTTACGTATCACGTTATGTGAGGACATCACGCCTAAAGCAAGAAGAGTTCTTTGGAGGAGCTAAGTTTATGAAG ATTGGAGATCTTAAAGGGTTGTTCGGTCTGTTCACTGTTTATATGCAAGTGCTCCGAGCAAAGCTGAAAGTATTGGATATCACCTATGGAAATGGCACAG CTAATACAGCTCTAGTATATCACCATGGGAAGCTTTTGGCACTTTCAGAGGCTGATAAACCTT ATGCACTTAAAGTTATGGAGGATGGAGATCTTCAAACACTCGGCATGCTGGATTATGACAAAAGATTGGCGCATTCCTTCACTGCCCATCCAAAAGTTGACCCTGTAACTG GTGAGATGTTTACCTTTGGCTACTCTCAGAACCCACCTTACATCACTTATAGGGTTATATCAAAGGGTGGAATCATGCAGGATCCAGTCCCAATAACAATACCAGAGCCTATCATGATGCATGATTTTGCTATTACTGAAAATTATGCAATTATGATGGATCTCCCTTTGTGTTTCCGACCGAAG GAAATGGTGAAAAATAATCAGCTGGCTTTTTTCTTCGATGCTACTAAAAACGCTCGATTTGGAGTCCTCCCGCGATATGCAAAGAGTGAGGCCCTAATCAAGTGGTTCGAGCTTCCTAATTGCTTCATATTTCACAATG CCAATGCTTGGGAGGAGGGAGATGAAGTTGTGTTGATCACCTGCCGCGTTCAGAATCCAAACCTAGACATGGTCAACGGAGTTGTTAAAGAAAAGCTAGAGAATTTCTCCAATGAGCT ATACGAAATGAGATTTAACATGAAGAGTGGTGCAGCTTCACAGAAGAAACTCTCGGAGTCTGCTGTTGATTTTCCACGGATCAACGAGAACTACACTGGCAG GAAACAGCGATATGTATATGGAACCACTTTGGACAGCATTGCCAAGGTAACTGGAATCATCAAATTTGATTTGCATGCTGAACCAGAGACTGGAAAAGCACAGCTTGAAGTTGGAGGAAATGTTCAAGGCATCTTTGATCTAGGACCTGGAAGATTTGGTTCGGAGGCTGTATTTGTTCCCCGTCAGCCTGGTACGGAATGTGAAGAGGATGGTGGCTACTTGATATTCTTCGTACATGATGAGAACACTGG AAAGTCAGCTGTGAATGTAATTGATGCGAAAACAATGTCAGCAGAGCCTGTGGCAGTTGTTGAATTACCCAAAAGAGTTCCTTATGGATTCCATGCCTTCTTTGTCACAGAG GAACAAATTCAAGAACAAGCGAAACTGTGA
- the LOC107817154 gene encoding carotenoid 9,10(9',10')-cleavage dioxygenase 1-like isoform X2 → MKLLLLKTYPSQAIFRSALMVNLLGLVPIQSLLRLLDITGSMIHGLRIKDGKATYVSRYVRTSRLKQEEFFGGAKFMKIGDLKGLFGLFTVYMQVLRAKLKVLDITYGNGTANTALVYHHGKLLALSEADKPYALKVMEDGDLQTLGMLDYDKRLAHSFTAHPKVDPVTGEMFTFGYSQNPPYITYRVISKGGIMQDPVPITIPEPIMMHDFAITENYAIMMDLPLCFRPKEMVKNNQLAFFFDATKNARFGVLPRYAKSEALIKWFELPNCFIFHNANAWEEGDEVVLITCRVQNPNLDMVNGVVKEKLENFSNELYEMRFNMKSGAASQKKLSESAVDFPRINENYTGRKQRYVYGTTLDSIAKVTGIIKFDLHAEPETGKAQLEVGGNVQGIFDLGPGRFGSEAVFVPRQPGTECEEDGGYLIFFVHDENTGKSAVNVIDAKTMSAEPVAVVELPKRVPYGFHAFFVTEEQIQEQAKL, encoded by the exons ATGAAACTCCTCCTCTTAAAGACCTATCCGTCACAGGCCATCTTCCG GAGTGCCTTAATGGTGAATTTGTTAGGGTTGGTCCCAATCCAAAGTTTGCTCCGGTTGCTGGATATCACTGGTTC TATGATTCATGGCTTGCGCATTAAAGATGGAAAAGCAACTTACGTATCACGTTATGTGAGGACATCACGCCTAAAGCAAGAAGAGTTCTTTGGAGGAGCTAAGTTTATGAAG ATTGGAGATCTTAAAGGGTTGTTCGGTCTGTTCACTGTTTATATGCAAGTGCTCCGAGCAAAGCTGAAAGTATTGGATATCACCTATGGAAATGGCACAG CTAATACAGCTCTAGTATATCACCATGGGAAGCTTTTGGCACTTTCAGAGGCTGATAAACCTT ATGCACTTAAAGTTATGGAGGATGGAGATCTTCAAACACTCGGCATGCTGGATTATGACAAAAGATTGGCGCATTCCTTCACTGCCCATCCAAAAGTTGACCCTGTAACTG GTGAGATGTTTACCTTTGGCTACTCTCAGAACCCACCTTACATCACTTATAGGGTTATATCAAAGGGTGGAATCATGCAGGATCCAGTCCCAATAACAATACCAGAGCCTATCATGATGCATGATTTTGCTATTACTGAAAATTATGCAATTATGATGGATCTCCCTTTGTGTTTCCGACCGAAG GAAATGGTGAAAAATAATCAGCTGGCTTTTTTCTTCGATGCTACTAAAAACGCTCGATTTGGAGTCCTCCCGCGATATGCAAAGAGTGAGGCCCTAATCAAGTGGTTCGAGCTTCCTAATTGCTTCATATTTCACAATG CCAATGCTTGGGAGGAGGGAGATGAAGTTGTGTTGATCACCTGCCGCGTTCAGAATCCAAACCTAGACATGGTCAACGGAGTTGTTAAAGAAAAGCTAGAGAATTTCTCCAATGAGCT ATACGAAATGAGATTTAACATGAAGAGTGGTGCAGCTTCACAGAAGAAACTCTCGGAGTCTGCTGTTGATTTTCCACGGATCAACGAGAACTACACTGGCAG GAAACAGCGATATGTATATGGAACCACTTTGGACAGCATTGCCAAGGTAACTGGAATCATCAAATTTGATTTGCATGCTGAACCAGAGACTGGAAAAGCACAGCTTGAAGTTGGAGGAAATGTTCAAGGCATCTTTGATCTAGGACCTGGAAGATTTGGTTCGGAGGCTGTATTTGTTCCCCGTCAGCCTGGTACGGAATGTGAAGAGGATGGTGGCTACTTGATATTCTTCGTACATGATGAGAACACTGG AAAGTCAGCTGTGAATGTAATTGATGCGAAAACAATGTCAGCAGAGCCTGTGGCAGTTGTTGAATTACCCAAAAGAGTTCCTTATGGATTCCATGCCTTCTTTGTCACAGAG GAACAAATTCAAGAACAAGCGAAACTGTGA
- the LOC107817154 gene encoding carotenoid 9,10(9',10')-cleavage dioxygenase 1-like isoform X5, which translates to MIHGLRIKDGKATYVSRYVRTSRLKQEEFFGGAKFMKIGDLKGLFGLFTVYMQVLRAKLKVLDITYGNGTANTALVYHHGKLLALSEADKPYALKVMEDGDLQTLGMLDYDKRLAHSFTAHPKVDPVTGEMFTFGYSQNPPYITYRVISKGGIMQDPVPITIPEPIMMHDFAITENYAIMMDLPLCFRPKEMVKNNQLAFFFDATKNARFGVLPRYAKSEALIKWFELPNCFIFHNANAWEEGDEVVLITCRVQNPNLDMVNGVVKEKLENFSNELYEMRFNMKSGAASQKKLSESAVDFPRINENYTGRKQRYVYGTTLDSIAKVTGIIKFDLHAEPETGKAQLEVGGNVQGIFDLGPGRFGSEAVFVPRQPGTECEEDGGYLIFFVHDENTGKSAVNVIDAKTMSAEPVAVVELPKRVPYGFHAFFVTEEQIQEQAKL; encoded by the exons ATGATTCATGGCTTGCGCATTAAAGATGGAAAAGCAACTTACGTATCACGTTATGTGAGGACATCACGCCTAAAGCAAGAAGAGTTCTTTGGAGGAGCTAAGTTTATGAAG ATTGGAGATCTTAAAGGGTTGTTCGGTCTGTTCACTGTTTATATGCAAGTGCTCCGAGCAAAGCTGAAAGTATTGGATATCACCTATGGAAATGGCACAG CTAATACAGCTCTAGTATATCACCATGGGAAGCTTTTGGCACTTTCAGAGGCTGATAAACCTT ATGCACTTAAAGTTATGGAGGATGGAGATCTTCAAACACTCGGCATGCTGGATTATGACAAAAGATTGGCGCATTCCTTCACTGCCCATCCAAAAGTTGACCCTGTAACTG GTGAGATGTTTACCTTTGGCTACTCTCAGAACCCACCTTACATCACTTATAGGGTTATATCAAAGGGTGGAATCATGCAGGATCCAGTCCCAATAACAATACCAGAGCCTATCATGATGCATGATTTTGCTATTACTGAAAATTATGCAATTATGATGGATCTCCCTTTGTGTTTCCGACCGAAG GAAATGGTGAAAAATAATCAGCTGGCTTTTTTCTTCGATGCTACTAAAAACGCTCGATTTGGAGTCCTCCCGCGATATGCAAAGAGTGAGGCCCTAATCAAGTGGTTCGAGCTTCCTAATTGCTTCATATTTCACAATG CCAATGCTTGGGAGGAGGGAGATGAAGTTGTGTTGATCACCTGCCGCGTTCAGAATCCAAACCTAGACATGGTCAACGGAGTTGTTAAAGAAAAGCTAGAGAATTTCTCCAATGAGCT ATACGAAATGAGATTTAACATGAAGAGTGGTGCAGCTTCACAGAAGAAACTCTCGGAGTCTGCTGTTGATTTTCCACGGATCAACGAGAACTACACTGGCAG GAAACAGCGATATGTATATGGAACCACTTTGGACAGCATTGCCAAGGTAACTGGAATCATCAAATTTGATTTGCATGCTGAACCAGAGACTGGAAAAGCACAGCTTGAAGTTGGAGGAAATGTTCAAGGCATCTTTGATCTAGGACCTGGAAGATTTGGTTCGGAGGCTGTATTTGTTCCCCGTCAGCCTGGTACGGAATGTGAAGAGGATGGTGGCTACTTGATATTCTTCGTACATGATGAGAACACTGG AAAGTCAGCTGTGAATGTAATTGATGCGAAAACAATGTCAGCAGAGCCTGTGGCAGTTGTTGAATTACCCAAAAGAGTTCCTTATGGATTCCATGCCTTCTTTGTCACAGAG GAACAAATTCAAGAACAAGCGAAACTGTGA
- the LOC107817154 gene encoding carotenoid 9,10(9',10')-cleavage dioxygenase 1-like isoform X4, which yields MKLLLLKTYPSQAIFRFDGDGMIHGLRIKDGKATYVSRYVRTSRLKQEEFFGGAKFMKIGDLKGLFGLFTVYMQVLRAKLKVLDITYGNGTANTALVYHHGKLLALSEADKPYALKVMEDGDLQTLGMLDYDKRLAHSFTAHPKVDPVTGEMFTFGYSQNPPYITYRVISKGGIMQDPVPITIPEPIMMHDFAITENYAIMMDLPLCFRPKEMVKNNQLAFFFDATKNARFGVLPRYAKSEALIKWFELPNCFIFHNANAWEEGDEVVLITCRVQNPNLDMVNGVVKEKLENFSNELYEMRFNMKSGAASQKKLSESAVDFPRINENYTGRKQRYVYGTTLDSIAKVTGIIKFDLHAEPETGKAQLEVGGNVQGIFDLGPGRFGSEAVFVPRQPGTECEEDGGYLIFFVHDENTGKSAVNVIDAKTMSAEPVAVVELPKRVPYGFHAFFVTEEQIQEQAKL from the exons ATGAAACTCCTCCTCTTAAAGACCTATCCGTCACAGGCCATCTTCCG GTTTGATGGGGATGG TATGATTCATGGCTTGCGCATTAAAGATGGAAAAGCAACTTACGTATCACGTTATGTGAGGACATCACGCCTAAAGCAAGAAGAGTTCTTTGGAGGAGCTAAGTTTATGAAG ATTGGAGATCTTAAAGGGTTGTTCGGTCTGTTCACTGTTTATATGCAAGTGCTCCGAGCAAAGCTGAAAGTATTGGATATCACCTATGGAAATGGCACAG CTAATACAGCTCTAGTATATCACCATGGGAAGCTTTTGGCACTTTCAGAGGCTGATAAACCTT ATGCACTTAAAGTTATGGAGGATGGAGATCTTCAAACACTCGGCATGCTGGATTATGACAAAAGATTGGCGCATTCCTTCACTGCCCATCCAAAAGTTGACCCTGTAACTG GTGAGATGTTTACCTTTGGCTACTCTCAGAACCCACCTTACATCACTTATAGGGTTATATCAAAGGGTGGAATCATGCAGGATCCAGTCCCAATAACAATACCAGAGCCTATCATGATGCATGATTTTGCTATTACTGAAAATTATGCAATTATGATGGATCTCCCTTTGTGTTTCCGACCGAAG GAAATGGTGAAAAATAATCAGCTGGCTTTTTTCTTCGATGCTACTAAAAACGCTCGATTTGGAGTCCTCCCGCGATATGCAAAGAGTGAGGCCCTAATCAAGTGGTTCGAGCTTCCTAATTGCTTCATATTTCACAATG CCAATGCTTGGGAGGAGGGAGATGAAGTTGTGTTGATCACCTGCCGCGTTCAGAATCCAAACCTAGACATGGTCAACGGAGTTGTTAAAGAAAAGCTAGAGAATTTCTCCAATGAGCT ATACGAAATGAGATTTAACATGAAGAGTGGTGCAGCTTCACAGAAGAAACTCTCGGAGTCTGCTGTTGATTTTCCACGGATCAACGAGAACTACACTGGCAG GAAACAGCGATATGTATATGGAACCACTTTGGACAGCATTGCCAAGGTAACTGGAATCATCAAATTTGATTTGCATGCTGAACCAGAGACTGGAAAAGCACAGCTTGAAGTTGGAGGAAATGTTCAAGGCATCTTTGATCTAGGACCTGGAAGATTTGGTTCGGAGGCTGTATTTGTTCCCCGTCAGCCTGGTACGGAATGTGAAGAGGATGGTGGCTACTTGATATTCTTCGTACATGATGAGAACACTGG AAAGTCAGCTGTGAATGTAATTGATGCGAAAACAATGTCAGCAGAGCCTGTGGCAGTTGTTGAATTACCCAAAAGAGTTCCTTATGGATTCCATGCCTTCTTTGTCACAGAG GAACAAATTCAAGAACAAGCGAAACTGTGA
- the LOC107817154 gene encoding carotenoid 9,10(9',10')-cleavage dioxygenase 1-like (The RefSeq protein has 1 substitution compared to this genomic sequence) has product MGRKEEDDTVERTEGGVVVVNPKPKKGVIGKAIDLLEKVIIKLMHDSTKPLHYLSGNFAPTDETPPLKDLSVTGHLPECLNGEFVRVGPNPKFAPVAGYHWFDGDGMIHGLRIKDGKATYVSRYVRTSRLKQEEFFGGAKFMKIGDLKGLFGLFTVYMQVLRAKLKVLDITYGNGTANTALVYHHGKLLALSEADKPYALKVMEDGDLQTLGMLDYDKRLAHSFTAHPKVDPVTGEMFTFGYSQNPPYITYRVISKGGIMQDPVPITIPEPIMMHDFAITENYAIMMDLPLCFRPKEMVKNNQLAFFFDATKNARFGVLPRYAQSEALIKWFELPNCFIFHNANAWEEGDEVVLITCRVQNPNLDMVNGVVKEKLENFSNELYEMRFNMKSGAASQKKLSESAVDFPRINENYTGRKQRYVYGTTLDSIAKVTGIIKFDLHAEPETGKAQLEVGGNVQGIFDLGPGRFGSEAVFVPRQPGTECEEDGGYLIFFVHDENTGKSAVNVIDAKTMSAEPVAVVELPKRVPYGFHAFFVTEEQIQEQAKL; this is encoded by the exons ATGGGGAGAAAGGAAGAAGATGATACAGTAGAGAGAACTGAAGGAGGAGTTGTGGTGGTGAACCCCAAGCCAAAAAAGGGAGTAATTGGGAAGGCCATAGACTTATTGGAAAAAGTAATCATAAAGTTAATGCACGATTCGACCAAGCCACTTCACTATCTTTCAGGGAATTTTGCACCTACTGATGAAACTCCTCCTCTTAAAGACCTATCCGTCACAGGCCATCTTCCG GAGTGCCTTAATGGTGAATTTGTTAGGGTTGGTCCCAATCCAAAGTTTGCTCCGGTTGCTGGATATCACTG GTTTGATGGGGATGG TATGATTCATGGCTTGCGCATTAAAGATGGAAAAGCAACTTACGTATCACGTTATGTGAGGACATCACGCCTAAAGCAAGAAGAGTTCTTTGGAGGAGCTAAGTTTATGAAG ATTGGAGATCTTAAAGGGTTGTTCGGTCTGTTCACTGTTTATATGCAAGTGCTCCGAGCAAAGCTGAAAGTATTGGATATCACCTATGGAAATGGCACAG CTAATACAGCTCTAGTATATCACCATGGGAAGCTTTTGGCACTTTCAGAGGCTGATAAACCTT ATGCACTTAAAGTTATGGAGGATGGAGATCTTCAAACACTCGGCATGCTGGATTATGACAAAAGATTGGCGCATTCCTTCACTGCCCATCCAAAAGTTGACCCTGTAACTG GTGAGATGTTTACCTTTGGCTACTCTCAGAACCCACCTTACATCACTTATAGGGTTATATCAAAGGGTGGAATCATGCAGGATCCAGTCCCAATAACAATACCAGAGCCTATCATGATGCATGATTTTGCTATTACTGAAAATTATGCAATTATGATGGATCTCCCTTTGTGTTTCCGACCGAAG GAAATGGTGAAAAATAATCAGCTGGCTTTTTTCTTCGATGCTACTAAAAACGCTCGATTTGGAGTCCTCCCGCGATATGCAAAGAGTGAGGCCCTAATCAAGTGGTTCGAGCTTCCTAATTGCTTCATATTTCACAATG CCAATGCTTGGGAGGAGGGAGATGAAGTTGTGTTGATCACCTGCCGCGTTCAGAATCCAAACCTAGACATGGTCAACGGAGTTGTTAAAGAAAAGCTAGAGAATTTCTCCAATGAGCT ATACGAAATGAGATTTAACATGAAGAGTGGTGCAGCTTCACAGAAGAAACTCTCGGAGTCTGCTGTTGATTTTCCACGGATCAACGAGAACTACACTGGCAG GAAACAGCGATATGTATATGGAACCACTTTGGACAGCATTGCCAAGGTAACTGGAATCATCAAATTTGATTTGCATGCTGAACCAGAGACTGGAAAAGCACAGCTTGAAGTTGGAGGAAATGTTCAAGGCATCTTTGATCTAGGACCTGGAAGATTTGGTTCGGAGGCTGTATTTGTTCCCCGTCAGCCTGGTACGGAATGTGAAGAGGATGGTGGCTACTTGATATTCTTCGTACATGATGAGAACACTGG AAAGTCAGCTGTGAATGTAATTGATGCGAAAACAATGTCAGCAGAGCCTGTGGCAGTTGTTGAATTACCCAAAAGAGTTCCTTATGGATTCCATGCCTTCTTTGTCACAGAG GAACAAATTCAAGAACAAGCGAAACTGTGA
- the LOC107817154 gene encoding carotenoid 9,10(9',10')-cleavage dioxygenase 1-like isoform X3, which yields MKLLLLKTYPSQAIFRFDGDGYVLYNPDFAIWSSNNMIHGLRIKDGKATYVSRYVRTSRLKQEEFFGGAKFMKIGDLKGLFGLFTVYMQVLRAKLKVLDITYGNGTANTALVYHHGKLLALSEADKPYALKVMEDGDLQTLGMLDYDKRLAHSFTAHPKVDPVTGEMFTFGYSQNPPYITYRVISKGGIMQDPVPITIPEPIMMHDFAITENYAIMMDLPLCFRPKEMVKNNQLAFFFDATKNARFGVLPRYAKSEALIKWFELPNCFIFHNANAWEEGDEVVLITCRVQNPNLDMVNGVVKEKLENFSNELYEMRFNMKSGAASQKKLSESAVDFPRINENYTGRKQRYVYGTTLDSIAKVTGIIKFDLHAEPETGKAQLEVGGNVQGIFDLGPGRFGSEAVFVPRQPGTECEEDGGYLIFFVHDENTGKSAVNVIDAKTMSAEPVAVVELPKRVPYGFHAFFVTEEQIQEQAKL from the exons ATGAAACTCCTCCTCTTAAAGACCTATCCGTCACAGGCCATCTTCCG GTTTGATGGGGATGGGTATGTCCTTTACAATCCTGACTTTGCAATTTGGAGCAGTAATAA TATGATTCATGGCTTGCGCATTAAAGATGGAAAAGCAACTTACGTATCACGTTATGTGAGGACATCACGCCTAAAGCAAGAAGAGTTCTTTGGAGGAGCTAAGTTTATGAAG ATTGGAGATCTTAAAGGGTTGTTCGGTCTGTTCACTGTTTATATGCAAGTGCTCCGAGCAAAGCTGAAAGTATTGGATATCACCTATGGAAATGGCACAG CTAATACAGCTCTAGTATATCACCATGGGAAGCTTTTGGCACTTTCAGAGGCTGATAAACCTT ATGCACTTAAAGTTATGGAGGATGGAGATCTTCAAACACTCGGCATGCTGGATTATGACAAAAGATTGGCGCATTCCTTCACTGCCCATCCAAAAGTTGACCCTGTAACTG GTGAGATGTTTACCTTTGGCTACTCTCAGAACCCACCTTACATCACTTATAGGGTTATATCAAAGGGTGGAATCATGCAGGATCCAGTCCCAATAACAATACCAGAGCCTATCATGATGCATGATTTTGCTATTACTGAAAATTATGCAATTATGATGGATCTCCCTTTGTGTTTCCGACCGAAG GAAATGGTGAAAAATAATCAGCTGGCTTTTTTCTTCGATGCTACTAAAAACGCTCGATTTGGAGTCCTCCCGCGATATGCAAAGAGTGAGGCCCTAATCAAGTGGTTCGAGCTTCCTAATTGCTTCATATTTCACAATG CCAATGCTTGGGAGGAGGGAGATGAAGTTGTGTTGATCACCTGCCGCGTTCAGAATCCAAACCTAGACATGGTCAACGGAGTTGTTAAAGAAAAGCTAGAGAATTTCTCCAATGAGCT ATACGAAATGAGATTTAACATGAAGAGTGGTGCAGCTTCACAGAAGAAACTCTCGGAGTCTGCTGTTGATTTTCCACGGATCAACGAGAACTACACTGGCAG GAAACAGCGATATGTATATGGAACCACTTTGGACAGCATTGCCAAGGTAACTGGAATCATCAAATTTGATTTGCATGCTGAACCAGAGACTGGAAAAGCACAGCTTGAAGTTGGAGGAAATGTTCAAGGCATCTTTGATCTAGGACCTGGAAGATTTGGTTCGGAGGCTGTATTTGTTCCCCGTCAGCCTGGTACGGAATGTGAAGAGGATGGTGGCTACTTGATATTCTTCGTACATGATGAGAACACTGG AAAGTCAGCTGTGAATGTAATTGATGCGAAAACAATGTCAGCAGAGCCTGTGGCAGTTGTTGAATTACCCAAAAGAGTTCCTTATGGATTCCATGCCTTCTTTGTCACAGAG GAACAAATTCAAGAACAAGCGAAACTGTGA